A genome region from Natronosalvus rutilus includes the following:
- a CDS encoding nicotinate phosphoribosyltransferase, whose translation MSNPFGIVSDEAILEGRATDAYFERTRATLEHAGRNPRVVAEVTADQFPTGEFEVFAGVHDVATLFSGRAVDIDALPEGTLFDGGPVMRIEGPYLEFAELETSLLGFLSQPSGFATAALEARLAAPDSQVLSFGARHVHPAIAATVERSALLAGLDGFSHVAAGDVLEREAGGTMPHALMLIFGEGEQDAAWTAFDEAVPEDVPRVALVDTFWDESAETLLAAETLGDRLDGVRLDTTGSRRGDFRHITREIRWELDARGREDVDIFCSGGLTPETIRELRDVADGFGIGSYITGADSVDFALDIVEIEGEMTSKRGKLSGDKQVYRTADGGHEVRLADQPAPEDGDALLEPVIRDGEVVREADLEAATERCLADAETVGFGSDH comes from the coding sequence ATGTCGAATCCGTTCGGAATCGTCTCCGACGAGGCCATCCTCGAGGGACGGGCCACCGACGCCTACTTCGAGCGTACCCGGGCGACCCTCGAGCACGCGGGTCGAAATCCCCGCGTCGTCGCAGAGGTCACCGCCGACCAGTTCCCCACCGGCGAATTCGAGGTCTTCGCCGGCGTTCACGACGTCGCGACGCTCTTTTCGGGCCGCGCAGTCGATATCGACGCCCTCCCCGAGGGCACGCTGTTCGACGGCGGGCCGGTCATGCGCATCGAGGGACCGTACCTCGAGTTCGCCGAGCTCGAAACCTCCCTCCTGGGTTTTCTCTCCCAGCCTAGCGGCTTCGCGACGGCGGCGCTCGAGGCCCGTCTGGCCGCGCCCGACTCTCAGGTCCTCTCCTTTGGCGCGCGTCACGTCCACCCCGCCATCGCCGCCACAGTCGAGCGCTCGGCCCTGCTCGCCGGACTCGACGGCTTCTCCCACGTCGCCGCGGGCGACGTTCTCGAGCGCGAGGCCGGCGGGACGATGCCCCACGCGCTAATGCTCATCTTCGGCGAAGGCGAGCAGGACGCGGCCTGGACGGCCTTCGACGAGGCCGTCCCCGAGGACGTACCTCGAGTCGCCCTGGTCGACACCTTCTGGGACGAGAGCGCCGAGACCCTGCTCGCCGCCGAGACGCTCGGCGACCGCCTCGACGGGGTTCGCCTGGATACGACAGGCTCGAGGCGCGGCGACTTCCGCCACATCACCCGCGAGATTCGCTGGGAACTCGACGCCCGCGGCCGCGAGGACGTGGACATCTTCTGCAGCGGCGGGCTAACCCCCGAGACGATCCGAGAGCTTCGAGACGTCGCCGACGGCTTCGGAATTGGGAGCTACATTACGGGCGCCGACAGCGTCGACTTCGCGCTCGATATCGTCGAAATCGAGGGCGAGATGACCTCCAAGCGCGGGAAGCTCTCGGGCGATAAACAGGTCTACCGCACCGCCGACGGCGGTCACGAGGTCCGGTTGGCCGACCAGCCGGCTCCCGAGGACGGCGACGCGCTGCTCGAGCCGGTAATTCGCGACGGCGAGGTCGTCCGCGAGGCGGACCTCGAGGCGGCGACCGAGCGATGTCTCGCCGATGCGGAGACGGTCGGGTTCGGGAGCGACCACTGA
- a CDS encoding cysteine hydrolase family protein produces the protein MHLEPDTTAVVVVDMQNGFCHPDGALYAPGSESVIAPIADLVSRAREVGSRIVYTRDVHPPEQFDNNHYYDEFDRWGEHVLEGSWEAELVDELDVRDEDLIVEKHTYDAFHETQLDGWLSARGIKDLVICGTLANVCVLHTGGSAGLRDYRPLMVSDCIGALEDDHHEYALEHADWLFGEVLESDELTFGESA, from the coding sequence ATGCACCTCGAGCCAGACACCACGGCAGTGGTCGTCGTCGACATGCAAAACGGCTTCTGTCACCCCGACGGGGCGCTGTACGCGCCGGGCAGCGAGTCGGTGATCGCCCCTATTGCGGACCTCGTCTCTCGAGCTCGAGAGGTGGGGAGTCGAATCGTCTACACGCGTGACGTCCATCCCCCCGAGCAATTCGACAACAATCACTACTACGACGAGTTCGACCGGTGGGGCGAACACGTCCTCGAGGGGTCGTGGGAGGCCGAACTGGTCGACGAACTCGACGTGCGAGACGAGGACCTGATCGTCGAGAAACACACCTACGACGCCTTCCACGAGACCCAGCTCGACGGCTGGCTCTCTGCGCGGGGCATCAAGGACCTGGTCATCTGTGGTACCCTTGCGAACGTCTGCGTCCTCCACACCGGCGGGAGCGCAGGGCTCCGGGACTACCGCCCGCTCATGGTTTCGGACTGTATCGGCGCGCTCGAGGACGACCACCACGAGTATGCCCTCGAGCACGCGGACTGGCTGTTCGGAGAGGTCCTCGAGAGCGACGAGCTGACGTTCGGCGAATCGGCGTAG
- the gpmI gene encoding 2,3-bisphosphoglycerate-independent phosphoglycerate mutase: MDAALIILDGWGLGRDDGGRNAVEAAHTPVVDRLQRTGLAGSLEVAGRRVGLPDGQMGNSEVGHLNIGAGRVVLQEYTRITDAVGDGSFRNNAAIDAAFDHALENDGRVHFLGLVSDGGVHADHEHLHALIGMAADRDIEAVTHAITDGRDTSPHGGEGYLAELEAVIDEAGTGDVATASGRYYAMDRDQNWERTRRAYDSIVDRDAAFEAPSAVEAVTDSYERGQTDEFIEPTVIAGQPALEDGDSVVWFNFRSDRARQLTRMLADIRPEWEFETHPPDVEVVMLTQYDKTFDLPVAFPPTQPSKVLGEVLADAGKTQLRIAESEKYAHVTYFLNGGREVEFDGEVRKIVESPDVPTYDLQPEMSAPEVTDAAIETIESRDPDVLVLNYANPDMVGHTGDYRAAVEAVEAVDTQLGRLLETLEAHGAHVFVTADHGNADDMGTEEEPHTAHTYNDVPFFYVAPDGASSAGDVRIRIREGGTLADLAPTMLECIGLTQPPEMTGESLLVRE; encoded by the coding sequence ATGGACGCGGCACTCATTATCCTCGACGGGTGGGGCCTCGGACGCGACGACGGCGGCCGCAACGCGGTCGAGGCGGCACACACGCCCGTCGTCGACCGATTGCAACGTACCGGACTCGCCGGAAGCCTCGAGGTCGCCGGCCGACGCGTCGGCCTCCCGGACGGTCAGATGGGCAACAGCGAGGTCGGTCACCTCAACATCGGCGCCGGCAGGGTCGTGTTACAGGAGTACACCCGCATCACTGACGCCGTCGGCGACGGCAGTTTTCGGAACAACGCGGCGATCGACGCCGCCTTCGACCACGCCCTCGAGAACGACGGGCGAGTCCACTTCCTCGGCCTCGTCAGCGACGGCGGCGTCCACGCCGACCACGAACACCTCCACGCGCTGATCGGGATGGCCGCCGACCGCGACATCGAGGCGGTCACCCACGCCATCACCGACGGGCGAGACACCTCTCCCCACGGCGGTGAGGGCTACCTCGCGGAACTCGAGGCCGTGATCGACGAGGCGGGGACGGGCGACGTGGCCACGGCCTCCGGGCGGTACTACGCGATGGATCGAGACCAGAACTGGGAGCGGACGAGGCGAGCCTACGACTCCATCGTCGACCGGGACGCCGCCTTCGAGGCGCCCTCGGCCGTCGAGGCCGTCACCGACTCCTACGAGCGCGGCCAGACCGACGAGTTCATCGAGCCGACAGTCATCGCGGGGCAGCCAGCGCTCGAGGACGGCGATTCGGTGGTCTGGTTCAACTTCCGATCCGACCGCGCCCGCCAGTTGACCCGGATGCTCGCGGATATCCGCCCGGAGTGGGAGTTCGAGACGCACCCGCCCGATGTCGAGGTCGTCATGCTGACCCAGTACGACAAGACGTTCGACCTCCCGGTGGCGTTCCCACCGACCCAGCCCTCGAAAGTCCTGGGCGAAGTGCTCGCCGACGCCGGCAAGACCCAGCTCCGGATCGCCGAATCCGAGAAGTACGCTCACGTCACCTACTTCCTCAATGGGGGCCGCGAGGTCGAGTTCGACGGCGAGGTCCGGAAGATCGTCGAGAGCCCGGACGTCCCCACCTACGACCTCCAGCCGGAGATGAGCGCGCCCGAGGTGACCGACGCGGCCATCGAAACCATCGAGAGCCGGGATCCGGACGTCCTGGTGCTCAACTACGCCAACCCGGACATGGTCGGTCACACCGGCGACTACCGAGCAGCCGTCGAGGCCGTCGAGGCCGTCGACACCCAGCTGGGTCGGTTGCTCGAGACACTCGAGGCCCACGGCGCACACGTCTTCGTCACCGCCGACCACGGCAACGCCGACGACATGGGAACCGAGGAGGAGCCGCACACGGCCCACACCTACAACGACGTGCCGTTCTTCTACGTGGCGCCCGACGGAGCCTCGAGCGCCGGCGACGTCCGGATTCGGATTCGCGAGGGTGGGACACTCGCCGATCTCGCCCCCACCATGCTCGAGTGCATCGGTCTCACGCAGCCCCCGGAGATGACCGGGGAGTCGCTGCTCGTGCGCGAGTAG
- a CDS encoding GNAT family N-acetyltransferase, producing the protein MTSASIRPATLADAPTLARLYRDAYTTNVDLGFPSRAAHADRAALEDWIREGRIFVAVASRADPDGRADDRPTGGKLVGAIRYRDEGKYDPDAPEFGRLAVPPRARGRGIASVLIDHVEALARREDHGRMRLRTFAGHPFLPEIYRRRGYRDVRVRELEGAPFDVLHMQKEL; encoded by the coding sequence GTGACCTCCGCGTCCATCCGCCCGGCGACGCTCGCTGACGCCCCGACGCTGGCGCGCCTCTACCGGGACGCTTACACGACCAACGTCGACCTCGGATTTCCCTCGCGAGCGGCGCACGCCGACCGCGCGGCTCTCGAGGACTGGATCCGGGAGGGACGCATATTCGTCGCGGTCGCCAGTAGAGCGGACCCCGACGGCAGGGCTGACGACCGTCCGACCGGCGGCAAACTCGTCGGCGCTATTCGTTACCGTGACGAAGGGAAGTACGACCCCGACGCCCCCGAATTCGGTCGCTTGGCCGTGCCGCCCCGCGCTCGAGGTCGGGGCATCGCCAGCGTGCTGATCGATCACGTCGAGGCGCTCGCCCGGCGGGAAGACCACGGCCGCATGCGATTGCGGACGTTCGCCGGCCACCCGTTTCTCCCCGAAATCTACCGCCGACGCGGCTACCGCGACGTGCGGGTTCGGGAACTCGAGGGGGCGCCGTTCGACGTGTTGCACATGCAGAAGGAGCTGTAA